A part of Microbacterium atlanticum genomic DNA contains:
- a CDS encoding stress response protein, whose amino-acid sequence MAEENPWNAARLIPTSGINGAEEQERRATSALLAVMSSVKEYGRVVTGRMGAPAGVLETFIEVPFQLGDKKVFPDGLIRVKRGSKVWTALVEVKTGNNELQREQLENYLDVARQHRFDALLTISNEIPAAAGTHPTVVDKRKSKYASMHHLSWTEVLTAAIMQKEFRGVADPDQAWILGELIRYLEHPKSGAVEFTDMGPSWVPVRDSVSSGTLRKSDKDAAQVAGRFDALLRYGALKLGQRLGADVTQVLSKTEVANPALRIGAVTDMLVNEGKMSGAIRIPNAVSPLSVTVDIRAAQVTCSFSTSAPAEGRPTTRVNWLLRQLKDAPDSLRVEAFAARQRGGTAELLKTARENPGVLVADPAKEIKSFTVTYIGKMGTARLAGRSGFIDSVMEAILECYDLVGQRLKDWSAAPPRLRKPEEVVVDEEVSKDIPSAALSSQDDELPGSAAADAR is encoded by the coding sequence GTGGCAGAAGAGAACCCCTGGAACGCGGCGCGCCTGATCCCGACGTCCGGGATCAACGGTGCTGAGGAGCAGGAGCGAAGAGCGACATCCGCATTGCTGGCGGTCATGAGTTCGGTGAAGGAATACGGCCGGGTAGTGACGGGTCGTATGGGCGCGCCGGCCGGGGTGCTGGAGACGTTCATCGAGGTGCCGTTCCAGCTTGGGGATAAGAAGGTCTTTCCCGACGGTCTCATCCGGGTGAAGCGCGGAAGCAAGGTCTGGACCGCGCTCGTGGAGGTCAAGACGGGCAACAACGAGCTGCAGCGGGAGCAGCTGGAGAACTATCTCGACGTCGCGCGGCAACATCGGTTCGACGCGCTGCTGACGATCTCCAATGAGATTCCGGCGGCGGCGGGCACCCACCCGACCGTCGTTGATAAGCGGAAGTCGAAGTACGCCAGCATGCACCACCTGTCATGGACAGAAGTGCTGACTGCCGCGATCATGCAGAAGGAGTTCCGTGGCGTCGCCGATCCCGATCAGGCGTGGATCCTGGGTGAGCTGATCCGGTATCTGGAGCACCCGAAGTCCGGCGCCGTCGAGTTCACTGACATGGGCCCGAGTTGGGTACCCGTTCGGGATTCGGTGTCGAGCGGCACGCTTCGCAAGAGCGATAAGGACGCCGCCCAGGTCGCGGGACGATTCGATGCATTGCTGCGCTACGGCGCCCTAAAGCTCGGGCAGCGACTCGGCGCTGACGTCACCCAGGTCTTGTCGAAAACGGAAGTCGCCAACCCGGCCCTTCGAATCGGAGCGGTCACCGACATGCTGGTGAACGAGGGCAAGATGTCAGGCGCGATCCGTATCCCGAACGCCGTGTCGCCTCTATCGGTGACCGTCGATATCCGCGCGGCGCAGGTTACATGCTCTTTCTCCACGAGCGCTCCCGCCGAGGGCCGGCCAACCACGAGGGTCAACTGGCTGCTGCGTCAGCTCAAGGATGCACCGGACTCCCTCCGCGTTGAGGCGTTCGCGGCGCGTCAACGCGGTGGCACCGCCGAGCTTCTGAAGACAGCACGCGAGAATCCAGGTGTCCTGGTTGCTGATCCCGCGAAGGAGATCAAGTCGTTCACGGTGACCTACATCGGCAAGATGGGCACCGCCCGCCTGGCGGGCAGGTCCGGCTTCATCGATTCGGTTATGGAGGCGATCCTCGAGTGCTATGACCTTGTGGGGCAGCGACTCAAGGATTGGTCTGCCGCTCCTCCGCGCCTCCGGAAGCCTGAGGAGGTCGTGGTGGACGAGGAAGTGTCGAAGGATATTCCCTCCGCTGCGCTCTCGTCCCAAGACGACGAGTTGCCGGGTTCGGCGGCAGCAGACGCACGCTAG